The Saccharopolyspora gloriosae genome has a segment encoding these proteins:
- a CDS encoding DUF305 domain-containing protein: MKNIRVAGVSVTAAVAAVLLAGCTGSDQGMPGMDHGTSPSASQPPAEAGQHNDADVAFAQGMIPHHTQAIKMSQLAPERAQSEQVKNLARQIEAAQGPEIDTLNGWLQQWGAPAPQGGMPGMDHGSMPGMDHGGMSGMMAPEDMQKLQQAKGAEFDRMFLTMMIKHHEGAVGMAQTELAQGQFPEAKQMAEQIVSSQQAEIKTMQDLLK; encoded by the coding sequence ATGAAGAATATTCGCGTAGCGGGCGTTTCGGTCACAGCGGCAGTCGCGGCTGTCCTGCTCGCCGGGTGTACCGGCTCCGATCAAGGCATGCCCGGCATGGATCACGGCACTTCGCCGAGTGCCTCGCAGCCGCCTGCCGAAGCCGGCCAGCACAACGATGCCGACGTGGCCTTCGCGCAGGGCATGATTCCGCACCACACTCAAGCGATCAAGATGTCGCAACTGGCACCGGAGCGGGCGCAGTCCGAGCAGGTGAAGAACCTCGCTCGTCAGATCGAAGCCGCCCAAGGCCCGGAGATCGACACGCTGAACGGGTGGCTACAACAGTGGGGTGCCCCGGCACCGCAGGGCGGCATGCCGGGCATGGACCACGGCTCCATGCCTGGCATGGACCACGGGGGCATGTCGGGCATGATGGCTCCGGAGGACATGCAGAAGCTCCAGCAGGCGAAGGGCGCTGAGTTTGACCGCATGTTCCTGACGATGATGATCAAGCACCATGAGGGTGCGGTGGGCATGGCCCAGACCGAGCTGGCTCAAGGTCAGTTCCCCGAAGCCAAGCAGATGGCTGAGCAGATCGTCAGCAGTCAGCAGGCCGAGATCAAGACAATGCAGGACTTGCTGAAGTAA